The Bacillus sp. F19 DNA segment TCTAACAATTGGGGTGCAGTTCAAAATCCAGCTCTTTATCTTATAAACCACACTTTAATTGTGCTCCGCAGCTAGTGCATGTATTACAGCCGCCTATGTCCTCAACGGTACCCTCGCGGCATACCGGGCATGTATTTCCTACTTCATTGCCGATCGTGACATTTGTAGATCTTAAAGCCTGTATTGTATCAACAAGCACAACTTTTCCTTTTTCTTTAGCTGGTGCATCTTCACTCTCAGAGAATGTGTTTTCTTCTGCTTTTAACGTCAGAACCTGCGTGTCACGGCTGCCGTCAACGTAAACCGTGCCGCCTTTAGCTCCGCCTTTATATAAGCGTTCATATACTTTTTGAACTTGATCAACCGTATATCCTCTAGGTGCATTGACTGTTTTGCTGATTGAACTGTCAATCCAGCGCTGAATCACACACTGTGCATCCGCGTGAGCTTCTGCGCTGAGCTCCATTGCTGAAATAAACCATTTAGGCAGATTGTCAGGATCTGCTTCTGGATGCTGGTCCAGATATTCCTGCACGATATCCGCTTTAACTTCAATAAACTTTCCTAATCTTCCGCTTCTGTAGTAAGAGAAAGAGAAGTAAGGCTCTAAACCAGTGGAGACGCCAACCATTGTCCCTGTGCTGCCTGTAGGAGCAACAGTCAATAAATGTGAGTTTCGAATCCCGTATTCTTTAATGTCGTCTAAAAGGTCAGCCGGCATTTTGCTCATAAAACCCGTCTTTGTGAATGCTTCACGCAAACAGTTTGTTTCTTTTTCTGTTTCACCAGTCAAGAATGGGAAACTTCCTTTTTCTTTTGCAAGCTCAACAGAAGCTTTATAAGCAGTTGTTGCGATGGTTTCAAAAACTTGGTCAATTAACTGATTGCCTTCTTCTGAACCATACTCTGTTTCACAGTAGATCAGCAGATCATGCAAGCCCATTACGCCAAGGCCTACACGGCGTTCGCCTAATGCCTGCTTCTTATTATCTTCTAAGAAGTAAGGTGTTGCATCGATGACGTTATCCTGCATGCGGACACCGACTTCAACCGTTGTTTTCAGCTTTTCAAAGTTCACTGTTTTGCTTTCTTTGTCTGCCATTTCAGCAAGATTGACTGCTGCAAGATTGCAGACAGAATAAGGTGCGAGAGGCTGCTCGCCGCATGGATTTGTTGCTACAACCTTTTGTCCATAAGCTTTAGCATTCGTCATATCGTTTGCATTATCAATAAAGAAGATGCCAGGCTCTGCTGAATATGTCGCACAAATATTGATTAAGTTCCATAGTTCTTTAGCTTTAATTGTGCGGTATGTGCGGACTTTGTAGCCAAGCTTTTCCCATTCGCGGACATCACCATGATTGTGCCACTCTTCGTTATAGGCTTTCATTTGATCTGCATTATAGCTTTCCACATCAGGGAAGCGAAGCTCGTAATCTGCATCGCTCTCAACAGCATCCATGAAATCCTTCGTTAACGTAACTGAAATGTTCGCGCCTGTAAGGAATTCAGAATTATGAACGCTGTATGTTCCTTCTGTAACCAGCTTCAGTTCTGCATCTTTAATGATTTTTTCGTTAAATCCGCCGAAGCCAGGAATTTGCTTATAGTTCACAATGCTCTGATACATCGCTTTTTCATCCTCTGTTAGAGGCTTGAACTTTAGTTTTTCCTGCGCATATTTCTTAATTGACTCGTCATTCGTATTTTCAATTAAGTAGCGTAAAATACGAGGGTTTTGCATTTTTGAAATGATAAATTCGATAATGTCAGGATGCCAGTCGGCAAGCATGATCATTTGAGCTCCCCTGCGCGATCCACCTTGCTCAACTAAGTGCGTCAGCTTCGCAATATCATCAAGCCATGATACAGAACCTGACGATTTGCCGTTCACACCGCGTGCGAGTGTATTTCTTGGGCGCAGTGTTGAACCGTTTGTTCCAACTCCGCCGCCTCTGCTCATGATCTCCATTACCTGCTTCCGGTGCTCGGATATGCCTTCGCGGGAATCCTGTACAAATGGCATGACGTAGCAATTGAAGTAAGTAACGTCCGTACCTGCTCCAGCTCCGTACAATACACGTCCTGCCGGTACAAAGTTCAATCCGACTAATTCCTTGTAGAACTTCTGGAACCACTCATTTCGCTTCTCTTCTGTCTTTTCAACAGAGGCAAGTCCTGTTGCATTTCGTTTTGCGATTTGCTCATAAAATACTTCAAGCGGCTTTTCAATGACATCAAGCGAGCGATAAATCACACCCGTTTCAACCTCTTCAGGCTTTTCAAGAGAATGGCGGTACTCTTCTTCGACCTGTACACTTGCCATTTTCGTCTGCCAGTCTATTTCTAATATATAGCCTAGTCCTCTTGCAGGGAATTTAGGATCCTCTTTAATCGTCAGAACAACGAAGTCCCCGTTAGACAGCGTCAGCTTTTCGGTGTCTTTAAATGTGTATCGGTCAAGCATGACTAAACGGGATACACCTTTGTGAGTCAATTTCATATCATCAGTTATTGGGTGAACTTGGGGAAACAAAGAAATATCGTGATTCAGCTTGTCCACATCAAGTTTTAAATTTTCATTAAGTGCAACGGTCATTAAAACAACTCCCCTATCATCTTGTACTTGATTTAATTTATCACAAAGCCACCTTTTAATCAATATATAGTATTATATTTTCGTTCGACAATACTATATATGGATAAACAGGCAAATCTATTTTATTTTGTCAAATTAAAAACTGCATAAACGAAGCAGAAATAATGAGAAAAAAGAAGATAGGAACTTCATAATCACTTTTTTTGAAGAATTTTGTCGCTTGCAAATTCCGAAGAGAACACGAAGTTAGTAAAAAAAGGAATGATTTGAAATAATTAGAAATTTCCAGAAAAAATAAACAAAAGCGACTAAGGTTCAAGTCGCTTATCGTTTATAATTCCAATCATCGGTATTATACTTTCCCATTGCAATTTTCTCTACAAAAGCATGTTCTTCAGCTGTCAAAGTATAAGGTTCGAGTGAGATATTCAGACCTATCTCAAAGCCCTTTTTAAACGCATTCTTTGCTTCCTCTACTGTAACAGGATTCTTGCGCAAAGCATTGACAGCAACTGCCTTATTTTTGAAATTTTTCTGCATTCGTTCTTTTACCCGCTCGCTTGGGTACTTAAACAGATTAAAAAGCATTTCTTCATCTATATCGAGCAAAATGGAACCGTGCTGAAGAATGACTCCTTTTTGGCGCGTTTGTGCGCTCCCGGCCACCTTGCGTCCTTCTACAACAAGTTCATACCATGATGGTGCGTCAAAACAAACGGCAGACCGCGGATTCTTAAGCCCCTGTTTCTCTTCCTCCGTTCTCGGTACGGCGAAATATGCACCTAGCCCCAGTTCTCTGAAACCCTGAAGAATACCTTCTGAAATGACTCTATATGCTTCGGTTACTGTCTTCGGCATTTCAGGATGATCTTCTGACACTATGACGCTGTATGTCAGCTCCTTATCATGCAGAACACCTCTGCCTCCTGTCGGTCTGCGCACAAAGCCCAGCCCATACTTTTTAACAGCCTCAAGATCAATTTCTTTTTCGACCTTCTGAAAGTATCCTACTGAAAGAGTGGCCGGGTCCCATCCATAAAAGCGGATTACCGGCGGGAAGATCCCCTGACTGTTCCACTCAAGCAGGGCTTCATCTAACGCCATATTATAGGACGGGGAACAATTCCCTGAATCAATAAATCTCCAAGTTTCCTTTGCCATCTTCATACCCCATTTTCCATGATAAGTATGTATTTCATTTTCTGTGCCTTACCTAGTCTATCAAAAAGAAGGCCAGGTTGAAAATAATTATGTCTTATTCATAGATGACAATTTGATCCTGCTCTTATATAATAGTATTTGTCCAATATTAATAAAGTTCATTTGAACTTGTCTTAGAAAAGTTGCTTATAAAGGAGTCGGGTCAGCTTGACAACATGGATTTTTTTATTGATTCTATTAGGTGCACTAGCAGCCTACACGATTTACTCTTATTTTTATCAGCGTAAAATCATGAAAACATTAACGGAAGAAGAATTCCGTGCAGGATACAGAAAAGCTCAGTTAATTGATGTCCGTGAGCCAAATGAATTTGACGGCGGACATATACTTGGTGCAAGAAATATTCCTTTATCCCAAATGAGACAAAGACATAAGGAAATCCGCAAAGATCAGCCTGTCTACATTTACTGTCAAAACACTGTCAGAAGCGGACGCACAGCTCAAATGCTGAAAAGAAAAGGCTATAATGATCTTTACACGCTAAAAGGCGGCTTTAAGGGCTGGGGCGGTAAAATAAAAGCAAAGAAATAAGAGGAAGTCTGCAGTCTGTTCTGCAGACTTTTTTATGCATAAATAAAAAGGATCCGCATGAAATGCGAATCCTTTTTGTGTGCCTTTTATTGCTTTTGATAACGCAAGATCGGTTTTCTTGCTGCTGTAGTCTCATCTAAGCGGCTGACAACTGTCGTATGCGGTGCTTCCTGTACAATTTCAGGATTTTCTTCTGCTTCTTTTGCGATCTGAAGCATTGCGTCAATAAATGAATCCAGCGTTTCTTTTGATTCTGTTTCAGTCGGTTCAATCATGATGCATTCTTCCACGTTTAATGGGAAGTAGATGGTAGGCGGATGATAGCCGAAATCAAGCAGCCTTTTTGCGATGTCCAGCGTACGCACCCCTAATTTTTTCTGACGCTTGCCCGAAAGAACAAATTCATGCTTGCAGTGCCTGTCAAATGGAAGATCATAGGCATCTGAAAGTCTTCTCATCATGTAGTTTGCATTTAAAACGGCATACTCTGTCACCGCTTTTAACCCATCAGGTCCCATTGTCCGAATATACGTATAAGCACGGACGTTAATTCCGAAGTTTCCATAGAATGGCTTCACTCGGCCGATGGACTGCGGACGATCATAATCAAACGTATATTTATTATCTCTTTTAACTAATACAGGTTTTGGAAGGTACGGAATCAGATCAGCTTTAACTCCAACTGGGCCTGATCCAGGGCCTCCGCCTCCGTGAGGACCGGTAAATGTTTTATGAAGATTTAAATGAACGACATCAAATCCCATATCGCCTGGACGGGCCTTGCTTAATACGGCATTTAAATTTGCACCGTCGTAATAAAGCTTGCCTCCTGCGTCATGTACGATTTTCGCCATTTCTAAAATATTTTCTTCAAAAAGTCCAAGGGTATTAGGATTCGTCAGCATAAGAGCAGCTGTATCTTCCCCTACCACACGTTTTAAATCTTCAAGATCTACAAGGCCCTGTTCGTTTGATTTAACCGTAACTGTTTCAAATCCCGCTACAGTAGCTGAAGCTGGATTTGTGCCATGAGCTGAGTCAGGAACAATCACTTTTGTCCGGTTAAAATCGTTGTTGGCTTCGTGATAAGCACGGATCATCATTAGTCCGGTCCATTCGCCATGAGCACCTGCTGCAGGCTGCAGCGTAACCTCATCCATTCCGGTAATTTCAATGAGATGCTCCTGGAGATCATACATTAGCTCCAGGGCACCCTGAACAGTGCTTTCATCCTGCAGCGGATGGATATGGGCTAAACCTGCCATACGCGCTACATTTTCATTGATTTTAGGATTGTATTTCATCGTACAGGATCCAAGTGGATAAAACCCGGAATCTACTCCATGGTTCCTCTTGGAAAGAGCTGTATAATGTCTCATGATATCAAGTTCAGAGACTTCCGGCAGTTCAGCTTCATCAGCACGCAAATATTCACTTTGAATTAATTCATCTGCAGCGATTTCAGGGATATCCAATGAAGGCAAACTGTAGCCTGTTCGTCCTGGTTTTGTCAGTTCAAATATTAATGGCTGATCCTGCTTATTCATGTCCATCCCCCAATTCCTTTACAAATAGGTCAATTTCTTCTTTTGTGCGCAATTCAGTTACAGCTACAAGCATGTGGTTTTCAAGCTCCGGGTATACACTGCCTAAATCGAAACCGCCAATGATGCCCTGTTGAATAAGCTTTGCATTTACCTCTTTAATCGATTTGTTTAGTTTAATGACAAATTCGTTAAAAATAGCCCCTTCAAATGGAACCTCAATCCCGTTTGCAGCAAATGCTTTTTTAGCGTAGTTTGCTTTTTGGATATTTTGAAATGCCATCTCTTTTACGCCTTTTTTCCCGAGTGCCGTCATGGCAACTGAGGCTGCCAAGGCATTTAACGCCTGATTTGAACATATATTAGAAGTCGCTTTGTCACGTCTAATATGCTGTTCACGCGCCTGCAGTGTTAATACAAACCCGCGTCGTCCTTGCTCGTCTGTTGTTTGCCCGACTAATCTGCCGGGTACTTTGCGCAGCAATTTTTGTGTTACTGCAAAATAACCGCAGTGAGGTCCGCCAAAAGCTGTTGGAATACCAAATGGCTGAGCATCGCCTGCAACTATGTCTGCACCAAATTTCCCAGGAGGTGTTAAAGCTCCAAGTGCAAGGGGATTGGAAGATACGATAAACATGCTTTTTCCTGTATGGGCAATTGGTTCAATCTCTTTCAGCGGCTCGATTTGCCCGAAAAAGTTTGGATATTGCACAACGACAGCCGCAACATCGTCTGACATTTCCGCCTTTAAAGCTTCAAGATCTGTGACGCCATTTTTCACAGGCACTTCTACTACTTCAATGTACTGTCCTTTAGCATATGTTTTCAGAACATCTCTGCTTTCCGGATGAACTGCTTTTGAAACAATGACTTTTTTCTTTTTTGTTTGACCTGCTGCAAGCATCGCGGCCTCAGCTAATGAAGTGCCGCCGTCATACATTGAAGAGTTTGCTGCATCCATGCCCGTAAGCTCAGCAATCATTGTTTGAAATTCAAAGATGGCCTGAAGCTCGCCCTGAGAAATTTCCGGCTGATACGGAGTGTAAGCTGTATAAAATTCTGAGCGCGAAATGACATGATCTACTAAGATCGGCATGTAATGATCGTATACACCTGCACCAAGGAAAGAAGCATTGCTTCTTAAATCCTTGTTTTTAGAAGCAAGCTCACTCAGCTCCTTCACAAGTTCCGTTTCAGATTTTGCTTTCTTGATCTTATATTCCCCTTGAAAACGCACGCTCTCGGGAATGTCTGAGAAAAGCTCATCTATATGAGATACTCCGACAGCATCAAGCATTTCCTGCTGATCTTGTTCTGTCATCGGCAAATAACGATGTTTCATGGATGTGTTCCCCTTTCAAACTAGTTCATTTTTTTGGTCGTTTATAAAAAGGTGTTGAAACTGCAATTGCTTTTAAGCGTTTCTTGCGCACTTGCACAATCACTTCAGTGCCCGGTTCTGCAAATTCCTTTTTCAGCAGAGCCCAGCCTATATTTTTCTTTAATGTAGGAGATTGTGTG contains these protein-coding regions:
- a CDS encoding vitamin B12-dependent ribonucleotide reductase; the protein is MTVALNENLKLDVDKLNHDISLFPQVHPITDDMKLTHKGVSRLVMLDRYTFKDTEKLTLSNGDFVVLTIKEDPKFPARGLGYILEIDWQTKMASVQVEEEYRHSLEKPEEVETGVIYRSLDVIEKPLEVFYEQIAKRNATGLASVEKTEEKRNEWFQKFYKELVGLNFVPAGRVLYGAGAGTDVTYFNCYVMPFVQDSREGISEHRKQVMEIMSRGGGVGTNGSTLRPRNTLARGVNGKSSGSVSWLDDIAKLTHLVEQGGSRRGAQMIMLADWHPDIIEFIISKMQNPRILRYLIENTNDESIKKYAQEKLKFKPLTEDEKAMYQSIVNYKQIPGFGGFNEKIIKDAELKLVTEGTYSVHNSEFLTGANISVTLTKDFMDAVESDADYELRFPDVESYNADQMKAYNEEWHNHGDVREWEKLGYKVRTYRTIKAKELWNLINICATYSAEPGIFFIDNANDMTNAKAYGQKVVATNPCGEQPLAPYSVCNLAAVNLAEMADKESKTVNFEKLKTTVEVGVRMQDNVIDATPYFLEDNKKQALGERRVGLGVMGLHDLLIYCETEYGSEEGNQLIDQVFETIATTAYKASVELAKEKGSFPFLTGETEKETNCLREAFTKTGFMSKMPADLLDDIKEYGIRNSHLLTVAPTGSTGTMVGVSTGLEPYFSFSYYRSGRLGKFIEVKADIVQEYLDQHPEADPDNLPKWFISAMELSAEAHADAQCVIQRWIDSSISKTVNAPRGYTVDQVQKVYERLYKGGAKGGTVYVDGSRDTQVLTLKAEENTFSESEDAPAKEKGKVVLVDTIQALRSTNVTIGNEVGNTCPVCREGTVEDIGGCNTCTSCGAQLKCGL
- a CDS encoding lipoate--protein ligase family protein, with product MAKETWRFIDSGNCSPSYNMALDEALLEWNSQGIFPPVIRFYGWDPATLSVGYFQKVEKEIDLEAVKKYGLGFVRRPTGGRGVLHDKELTYSVIVSEDHPEMPKTVTEAYRVISEGILQGFRELGLGAYFAVPRTEEEKQGLKNPRSAVCFDAPSWYELVVEGRKVAGSAQTRQKGVILQHGSILLDIDEEMLFNLFKYPSERVKERMQKNFKNKAVAVNALRKNPVTVEEAKNAFKKGFEIGLNISLEPYTLTAEEHAFVEKIAMGKYNTDDWNYKR
- a CDS encoding rhodanese-like domain-containing protein, which gives rise to MFLLILLGALAAYTIYSYFYQRKIMKTLTEEEFRAGYRKAQLIDVREPNEFDGGHILGARNIPLSQMRQRHKEIRKDQPVYIYCQNTVRSGRTAQMLKRKGYNDLYTLKGGFKGWGGKIKAKK
- the gcvPB gene encoding aminomethyl-transferring glycine dehydrogenase subunit GcvPB codes for the protein MNKQDQPLIFELTKPGRTGYSLPSLDIPEIAADELIQSEYLRADEAELPEVSELDIMRHYTALSKRNHGVDSGFYPLGSCTMKYNPKINENVARMAGLAHIHPLQDESTVQGALELMYDLQEHLIEITGMDEVTLQPAAGAHGEWTGLMMIRAYHEANNDFNRTKVIVPDSAHGTNPASATVAGFETVTVKSNEQGLVDLEDLKRVVGEDTAALMLTNPNTLGLFEENILEMAKIVHDAGGKLYYDGANLNAVLSKARPGDMGFDVVHLNLHKTFTGPHGGGGPGSGPVGVKADLIPYLPKPVLVKRDNKYTFDYDRPQSIGRVKPFYGNFGINVRAYTYIRTMGPDGLKAVTEYAVLNANYMMRRLSDAYDLPFDRHCKHEFVLSGKRQKKLGVRTLDIAKRLLDFGYHPPTIYFPLNVEECIMIEPTETESKETLDSFIDAMLQIAKEAEENPEIVQEAPHTTVVSRLDETTAARKPILRYQKQ
- the gcvPA gene encoding aminomethyl-transferring glycine dehydrogenase subunit GcvPA, whose protein sequence is MKHRYLPMTEQDQQEMLDAVGVSHIDELFSDIPESVRFQGEYKIKKAKSETELVKELSELASKNKDLRSNASFLGAGVYDHYMPILVDHVISRSEFYTAYTPYQPEISQGELQAIFEFQTMIAELTGMDAANSSMYDGGTSLAEAAMLAAGQTKKKKVIVSKAVHPESRDVLKTYAKGQYIEVVEVPVKNGVTDLEALKAEMSDDVAAVVVQYPNFFGQIEPLKEIEPIAHTGKSMFIVSSNPLALGALTPPGKFGADIVAGDAQPFGIPTAFGGPHCGYFAVTQKLLRKVPGRLVGQTTDEQGRRGFVLTLQAREQHIRRDKATSNICSNQALNALAASVAMTALGKKGVKEMAFQNIQKANYAKKAFAANGIEVPFEGAIFNEFVIKLNKSIKEVNAKLIQQGIIGGFDLGSVYPELENHMLVAVTELRTKEEIDLFVKELGDGHE